In Methanolacinia paynteri, the DNA window AGGGGCTGAACTGCATACCGAAGCGGATATGATCCTTATCGCAACAGGACTTTCACCGAACAGCGGAATGATCTCAGGCATCAAAAAAGGGAACATGGGTGAGATAACTGTCAATGAAAAAATGGAAACAGACATTCCGGGCGTGTATGCCGCAGGAGACGTGACAGGTCCACCCTTCCTGACTCCTGTTGCAAGGCTCGAAGGTATAATCGCCGCAGACAATATACTCGGCAAAAAGGTGCGGAGTATTCCCGAATGCATACCCCAGTCAATAAAACTCCGCTATGAACATTCATTCTTTGAAACGGATAACGAAGACAGAACCGAGATCAGCATTCCGGCACCTGCAGGTCCGGGTTCCTTCTGGTATGTGCACAAGGGTCATACAGGAAGAACGATGATATCAACAGAAGCAGGAAAGGATAATATCAACGGGATGTACCTCGGTTCCCCCGGGTCAGGGCCTGCCCTGGCGCAAATGGCTCACAACATCTCTAAATCCGCTGAAACCCCTGATTTTTCAGAATATCTCGAGGTCCATCCATCCACAGACGGAATACCATACCTCATAAAATATATGAATCAGATGAAGGAGAGTAGGCAATAACAAAGATCTTATTTAATATACAGAACTATTTCTTTAAGTGAGCACAATTTTTAATTGGGACACTGATAATAAGAGCACATTCAACCTGTATTTCTCACTAATTGTAGTATTAGTGCTTTTTCTTATAATGGAGATAACATACCAGATGCTCTTTGAAGAGACACTGATGGTTGTCTCCCATATATTTTATTTCCCGATTATTTTATGCTCATTCTTCCTTCAAAAACGCGGCGTAATAATATCCACGTTTATTGCAATGGTATACCTGATAATCATCAATTACCTGATTCCGGGTATGTCCGAGATCGTATCCTCAACGATGCAGTTCTATGTTTATATCAGCCTTTCAGTCACCGTATCCCTGATCTCGGAAAAAATCAGGCAGGACAGGAGAAAATTCAGCAGTATATTCAACTATTCCGAGAGCGGCATCGGACTTTACAATGCAAAGACAGGAGAACTGGTTGACAGAAACAAAAAGTTCCTGAAACTGATGGATAACTGGACCATTCTGGACAATCTGAAAAAAATAGAGGATGCATGTACAACAAAACATGAGGACGGATTTATTGAAAAAATAGATGAGGATTCTTCCGTACATGATTTTGAGATAGCATTTAACGGAGATGACGGCAGGGAATATCACGCAATCGTCAATGCATCAAAGATACCGGGTGATTTCGCTGTTCTGACAATAAGCGAAATAACGGAGATCAGATCCTACCAGAAAGAGATCGCTGCACTGAACAGGGATCTTTCAGATGCAAACGAAAAGGCGAATATGTACCTCGATATCCTCATTCATGATATAAACAATGCAAATGCCGCCTCGCTCGGGTATGGAGAACTGATAAAGGAAGGAATTCCAGAAGACGACGAGGTCTATTACGATAAGATGATGACAAGCATCAGGCACAGCAGCAGCATAATTAACAATGTTGCAAGGATACGGGATATTCACAGTAGCAGTTTCAAAGCTGTACCGACGGATCTCAATAAAGTAATCAAATCCGCAGTGTCCGAATTTACAGATCTAAATGTAGATTCCACAGTGCCTGAACTCAGGATAATGGGGGGGCCGCTCCTTACAGATGTATTTTCCATTATTCTCGAAAATTCATCGGTTTACGGAGGAGAAAATGTTCAAATATCCATCAGGGCGGATGAAGACAAAGAATTCGCATATATTTCTGTCGAGGATAACGGTCCGGGCATACCTGATTTGAAAAAGGAGAGGCTTTTCAAAAGATTCCAGCCGGGCGGAGACGGAAGAAGAGGCAGAGGTCTCGGACTTTCCGTGTGCTGGTACATCATGAACAAATATGGCGGAGACATCGGCGTATCGGACAGAATAGAAGGTAAACCGGAGTCAGGTACGGTTATCACGATTAAACTTAAAAAAGCAGATCAGAATGAAATTTAAACAATCATCTGTGCTTCAATCCAGGCGTGCACAAGATCTTTCAGTTCTCTCTCTGGGATCCCGGGTTTTCCATAATACCTCAGGTACAATTCAAGATCGTCAAGAGTAGGGTGAATCACTTTATTTAGGATCTCATCAGCTGTTGCTCCTTTCATATCTTTTGACCTGTATTCTATCAGCTCCGAGAGATGCCTGATCTCATCTATAGATTCAAGGATCTCGTTCAGGTTCCTGTTGTTGTCTTCCATAGATCATTTTCCGGTAGTTGCTTTCAGGATGAAAGCTTTTCTTTGTATTTATGACACAGACACCACGGGCAGGTGCACTATTAAACAATTATAATTTCTTTTCACAATACTTCCCGGACGTCTCTTTACTTAATGCATATGAGATCTGGCAGGAGATCAGCTCGAGCTCATCTCTCTCAATTTCCGGAACATCGGATTTTTTGGAGAATACCGCAATAAAACCTGCTACAATCCCCTTCCTGAAAAGGGGATATGACAAAAAAGAACCCGGACCGGATAAACCGGGCGCATCCTTAGTTTCACCACAGGCTTCATTCCCGGCATATGAATGAAATACAGGATTACCGTTGAGAATCTGATTATTAAAATCATTTCTCTCCCAAATCTCCTTAAAATCGCTTCCAAACCTCTCATCATTTCCGACACAGTAATGATTTGAAAACGTTTTTGCGTCATTATTAAGGAATATAGCAGCTGCATCAGCATTCAGAGCAGTTTTTGCCGTCTCTGTACCCAGAATAAGGATCTCGTCAGATGAAAATGCAGCTGACATTTTCCGTATCATTTCGGAATTTATCCTGAAAAGTTCTTCACTCTTTTTCCGGAAGGAGACATCGGTCATCACTAAAGACACCGAACGTTCTCCGTTCTCGAAGATACACGGGTACATCTCCACTTTAAGACAAATTTTTTCATCTCCACGCTTAATGGCAATATCCTCAGCCATATGTTTACCCCTCAGAGCCATATCCAGCGATTCGAAAGGGTGGTTTCCGTTGTCATCCGAAAGAAAAACATCATGGACCGGCAGACCGTAATAATCTTCAGCCGTCTCTCCGAAGAGTTTAAGAAATGCAGTATTGAACTGACGTATCTTCATCCTGTCATC includes these proteins:
- a CDS encoding sensor histidine kinase, translating into MSTIFNWDTDNKSTFNLYFSLIVVLVLFLIMEITYQMLFEETLMVVSHIFYFPIILCSFFLQKRGVIISTFIAMVYLIIINYLIPGMSEIVSSTMQFYVYISLSVTVSLISEKIRQDRRKFSSIFNYSESGIGLYNAKTGELVDRNKKFLKLMDNWTILDNLKKIEDACTTKHEDGFIEKIDEDSSVHDFEIAFNGDDGREYHAIVNASKIPGDFAVLTISEITEIRSYQKEIAALNRDLSDANEKANMYLDILIHDINNANAASLGYGELIKEGIPEDDEVYYDKMMTSIRHSSSIINNVARIRDIHSSSFKAVPTDLNKVIKSAVSEFTDLNVDSTVPELRIMGGPLLTDVFSIILENSSVYGGENVQISIRADEDKEFAYISVEDNGPGIPDLKKERLFKRFQPGGDGRRGRGLGLSVCWYIMNKYGGDIGVSDRIEGKPESGTVITIKLKKADQNEI
- a CDS encoding PAS domain-containing protein codes for the protein MKGGIFVDTRKITEILKNNPQGMSLREISEAISMNRVTIARHLDVLMASGRVEMVPFGQAKVFYLSQRVPVASLINCLSDVILVVDDRMKIRQFNTAFLKLFGETAEDYYGLPVHDVFLSDDNGNHPFESLDMALRGKHMAEDIAIKRGDEKICLKVEMYPCIFENGERSVSLVMTDVSFRKKSEELFRINSEMIRKMSAAFSSDEILILGTETAKTALNADAAAIFLNNDAKTFSNHYCVGNDERFGSDFKEIWERNDFNNQILNGNPVFHSYAGNEACGETKDAPGLSGPGSFLSYPLFRKGIVAGFIAVFSKKSDVPEIERDELELISCQISYALSKETSGKYCEKKL